The DNA window GTCTACCGACACACCGATACTGAGATTGTCTTTATATTTTGTCATGAAATCACGGACTTTCGGATTTTTAAACAGCGTTCCGTTGGTGGAAATGCTCGCTCTCCAGCGATAAGCCCACTTATGACCAATTGACACAGCTTTATATCGATAATACGTGAGTATTTTATCCAGCAGTTCCGGCGCCATCAGCGCGTCCCCGCCGATAAAGTCGATGATCAGTCCTTGTTTTAAGATCCATTCATCCTGCGTGCCTCTGGCTTTAATTGGGTCGGCATCTTCAAGTATTATATCGATAAATTTCTGCGCGTACTCAAACGGCAAGTCCCCGGGCTTTTTGTCCACCTCATAACAATATTTGCAGCGCAGATTGCAGTCTTCCGTGACCTGAAACGTAATATTCAAGCCGTCATATTGTTTCAGCGCCGGTATCATTTTAGTTTTCCTCCAGCCATAATTCTCCCGTGCTAAAATCTATAAAAGCTCTGCTCAAAATATCCTCTGCCAAATTGTGCCGACCGGCTACTTCCCGCCAAAAACCATCCAGCAAATATTGAGCGTCAGCTAAAGCAAAGAAAGCTTCGCGGTAAAACTCTTCAGCGGCGGCAGTCGAAAAATCTGCCGAAGCGGAAAGAGAAACATTTTGTTTGGCGCAATAAAATTTGCTGGTTACTAATTCAAAAAATTTAAGATCTTCCTGCGGCAGCCGGGCAAGAATACGTCTGGTCATGACTATGTTCCCGCCGCGCGGTTGATCTTAGTATTTTTAGTGGAACCCGCCGGATTTGGTTCATAACGGCTCGTCTCCGCGCAGCCGTTGTGGCAGCTGCTGATGCAGCCGTCATAACAATTGTTCCGGCAATTTGTGTCGCAGTTTATATCACAGGCCGCATCGCAGGTCTGGGAACAGCCATAGGCGCAGCTCGAGGAACAATTGCCATTACAAACCGAACCGCATTTATTTTTGCAGCCGTCTCCGCAGCCAGAAACGCAGGCCGTGCCGCAGCCGGCGCCGCAAACCTTACCGCAGGCAGCCGCACAAACAACTCCGCAAGCGTCTTTACAGCCGTCGCCGCAGGTCGACGCGCATTTTTGTCCACAGCCAGCGGCACAGGCAGAGCCACAAGACGCTTTGCAATCTGTACCGCAGCCGCCTTTACAGCCGTCGGTGCAGCCTACCGCGCAGACTCCCCCGCAACCGCCCGAACAATTATCAATACACAAACCCGAACAGCTTCCAACACAGCCATGGTAACAGCCGCCGTCACAGTCTCCGCTGCAGCTCTCGCACTGCCTCCAGCAGGTATTGCCGCAATTGCCGCCGCAGTTAGCCGAACAGCCTCCGCCGCAGCCAGCGCACTGGCAGCTGCATTGTTTGCGGCAAGCATTATCGCTGCAAGAATTAGCACAGCTCTTGTTTGAACAGGCTGAACCGCAATTGCCGTCGCAGCCAACGCCGCAGCTTTCCTGGCACAGCGCGCCGCAGCCAGATGTGCATTTCGCCCCGCAAGCCGCAGCGCAAACACCGCCGCAGACATCTTTACAACCGTCGCCGCAGGTTGTCGCGCATTTTTGTCCGCAGCCAGTGCCGCAGGCCGTTCCGCAATCCGCCGCGCAATTAGAGCCGCAGAGTCCCTGGCATTGTTCGCCGCAGGTAGAAGCGCAGGCCGCGCCGCAGCTAGACGAGCAGGTGGTCCCGCCGCAGCCGCTTTTACAGTCCGCCACGCAAGCGTTGCCGCAGCCGCGTCCACACGCCGATGTGCAGCCGCCGACACAGCGCGCATTATTCAGCGCGTCATCGATCACCTGCCGCAGCTCCTCCAGCTGTCTGGCTTTGAGCTTGACGCCGATCGTCACCGCGCCGCCGTCCCAGGGAAAAGTGTCACTGCCGTCGTAATTGACCAGGCCTTTAGTCGCCGCGCGCAAATTGGTCAGCTGCGAGGCATAAACGCTGTCCCCTTTGATGACTCCGGCGATTTTAGTTTGAGGCACGCTGCGGTGGGTCTGTTCTTTTTTGAGATTTTCCAGCGTTTGATTGTAATCCGCCGCGTAAACTTCTTTGCCGGATAAATATCTTTGTTTTTTCTTTTCAGCTGTGTCAGCCAGTCCCACATTGGTTGTTGTAGTCGCACCCGCCCCTGTTTCATTGTCCGGCAAATTGTATTTATAGCGCGTCATGTGTGATTCCCCCTCAATAATTTCAATAACCTGTAAGGATATTTTTTTAATTATTTTATATGACAACAGATGATTGTCAAGACTGTTTATTACCTATTAGTATGCAGATAATGAATTTACAACAAACTTTCATCGGAAACTTAAAAAGGATCCGCAAGGCTGTTGGTTTCTCGCAAATGAAGCTGGCCGAGCGTTGCAACACAGCGGGAAGTTATATCGGCGCTATCGAAATCGGCAAAAAATTTCCCTCTCTAAAAATGATCGAGCAGTTGGCCAGCGCTTTGCAGATCAAGCCGCATTTATTTTTTTTCAATGAACAGGCGCTGACCGAAGAAATACCAGAAGCTCTTAAAGAAGATATTATTCAGCAATTGCTGCAAATCACTCAAAAAATTTATAAATCAAACGTTTAAGAAAGTTTTTTCACAAAACAAAGTCAAACTGTTCTCTTATAAACCAGCGCAAAAAACGGCACGCCGAGCAGCGCGGTAATAATGCCCACCGGTAAAATAATTTCCGGCAGAATAGTCCGCGCGGCCAGATCGCTCAAGGCTAAAAAAAGCGCGCCGCCTAAAAGCGTCAGAAAAATATTCAGCCCCAGCCGCTCGCCGCAAAGCATTTTGACCAGATGCGGAATGATCAGGCCAACAAAACCGATAATGCCGACCGAAGCTACAATGACGGCGGTCAGCGCGGAGATCAGCACAAGCAAAAAAGTTTTCAAGCGGTTTACTTCCACGCCGAGCGACTCGGCCTGTTCATCACCCATGCTCAAAAGCTCGATCCTGCCGCTTTGCCAGACGGCAAAAAGCGCAACCGCCAGCAAAACCGCGCCGCTGAGCCAGGCCTGCGGCCAAACGCTGGTGCCCAGATCACCCATCAGCCAGAACATCAATGAATTAACTTTGTCACCGGCAAAAAATACCGAGAGCATGATCAGCGCGCCGCAAAAAGCGTTGAGCATCACGCCGGAGAGGATCAAGCCGTTGTTCTCAAGCTTGCCTTGTTTTCTGGCCAAAAGATACACCAGCGCCAGA is part of the Candidatus Margulisiibacteriota bacterium genome and encodes:
- a CDS encoding helix-turn-helix transcriptional regulator, which encodes MNLQQTFIGNLKRIRKAVGFSQMKLAERCNTAGSYIGAIEIGKKFPSLKMIEQLASALQIKPHLFFFNEQALTEEIPEALKEDIIQQLLQITQKIYKSNV